A single Mastomys coucha isolate ucsf_1 chromosome X, UCSF_Mcou_1, whole genome shotgun sequence DNA region contains:
- the LOC116080682 gene encoding centromere protein W-like, whose product MTINHTGPCKITSTKIIQKVPAREYLNYQHLTPNMGLELKKDLDTQGLAVKYNWKLRLCLERCCDLLIHLNCLFFVHRLAEESKTNACESKCGVIKKDHVWAAAKVILKKSRD is encoded by the exons ATGACTATCAATCATACTGGACCTTGCAAGATTACAAGTACCAAAATTATTCAAAAAGTTCCTGCCAGAG AATACCTCAATTACCAACACTTGACGCCCAACATGGGGCTTGAATTGAAAAAAGATCTGGACACTCAAGGACTGGCAGTAAAGTACAATTGG AAGCTGCGCCTCTGTCTGGAGAGGTGCTGTGACCTCCTGATTCATCTGAATTGCCTATTCTTTGTACATCGATTGGCAGAGGAGTCCAAGACAAATGCTTGTGAAAGTAAATGTGGAGTTATCAAAAAGGATCATGTATGGGCTGCCGCAAAGGTAATTCTGAAGAAGAGCAGAGATTAG